A portion of the Algisphaera agarilytica genome contains these proteins:
- a CDS encoding PQQ-binding-like beta-propeller repeat protein: protein MRIQRSSVWWCSGLAIALSAAAFSVHAFEPSPGDAVEVREGDIWSPAEFIKKEGRRLQIRYDDGTEEWITADRLRAVGGVSDGPAATPEREKPRRFRTGQEVELKRHSRWVEAEVKRASPPLYLIATKQGIGVTQFHWEWVDAPRLRTPGEDHEGPDVFSQFGHSVHNDSIRDSLRKAKEAFADHEKKESQTTRDDSGKRDPFAPPPFAHPVSEADRLGMEITTVSPGRWGEVLVDPADETIQRPRTLSLKSGENRFFEKPVVMQMSGTHALVVIEDTPPGKATTIYAEKVDIARGRVTGAVEFDAAALPRALSPGGERLASVANGFHIGSKNRLDVWDWSARQPKHLVSFAPFDDRQKSQADIEQVLFVDADTVVVSNRRGVVSAWDATTGRGLWEVSGLDQGSDVLALTPGGEWLAALADGRAVLLDVRTGEVGATLPGADFRVRSLSFSPDGQTLVAGGRNLVKGWDLLNRVSWPSIGLRPGESGPPVAADSGLVFAGGWVYDLKTGQPIWGYDMDQDGVSRVKFAAHAGSLVRIGKSTELKRDAGPAFVLTAWPLPGRAAKGIDQARAGMDSPTMLLQPGDRVSVDVSKVEASGAEREAIKNALVDQLEGRGVLVADGQAVRVVGVTTTESEQRVYESRGRNPFEPELTKVDAKTRTTRLAIEIDGQPAWAVTSMSQPGWLVTREQGQSVQEAVDASARHDAAGFLNRVKLPDLIPDPREAPEGSTVLSD from the coding sequence ATGCGTATTCAACGATCTTCGGTTTGGTGGTGCTCGGGTTTGGCGATCGCGTTGTCGGCCGCCGCGTTTTCGGTTCACGCCTTCGAGCCGTCGCCCGGTGATGCGGTGGAGGTGCGCGAGGGCGATATCTGGTCGCCCGCCGAGTTCATCAAGAAAGAGGGGCGTCGGCTGCAGATCCGCTACGACGACGGCACCGAAGAATGGATCACCGCCGACCGGCTGCGCGCGGTGGGCGGGGTTTCGGACGGGCCGGCCGCCACGCCCGAACGCGAAAAGCCGCGGCGGTTCCGTACCGGGCAGGAGGTCGAACTGAAAAGACACAGCCGATGGGTCGAGGCCGAAGTCAAACGCGCTTCGCCGCCGCTCTACCTGATTGCAACGAAGCAGGGCATTGGCGTGACGCAGTTCCACTGGGAGTGGGTCGACGCCCCACGTTTGCGTACCCCCGGCGAAGACCACGAGGGCCCGGATGTATTCAGTCAGTTCGGGCACAGCGTTCACAACGACTCGATCCGTGATTCGTTGCGCAAGGCCAAGGAAGCATTTGCCGACCACGAAAAGAAGGAATCCCAGACGACCCGCGACGACTCGGGCAAGCGCGACCCGTTTGCGCCGCCGCCGTTCGCCCACCCGGTTAGCGAGGCGGACCGCTTGGGCATGGAGATCACGACGGTGTCCCCGGGCCGATGGGGCGAGGTCTTGGTGGACCCCGCCGACGAGACGATCCAACGCCCGCGGACGCTTTCTTTGAAGTCGGGTGAGAACCGGTTTTTCGAGAAGCCTGTGGTGATGCAGATGTCCGGGACGCACGCCTTGGTGGTCATCGAAGACACGCCGCCCGGAAAGGCCACGACGATTTATGCCGAGAAGGTCGATATCGCTCGTGGGCGGGTCACGGGGGCGGTTGAGTTTGACGCGGCGGCTTTGCCCCGTGCTCTTTCGCCGGGCGGTGAACGCCTCGCCTCCGTGGCCAACGGGTTTCACATCGGCTCGAAGAACCGGCTGGATGTTTGGGATTGGTCAGCACGACAGCCTAAGCACCTGGTGAGTTTCGCCCCGTTTGACGATCGTCAGAAGTCTCAGGCGGATATCGAGCAGGTTTTGTTTGTCGATGCGGACACGGTGGTGGTGAGCAACCGCAGGGGCGTGGTGTCGGCTTGGGACGCTACGACGGGCCGCGGCCTCTGGGAGGTCAGCGGCCTGGATCAGGGCAGTGACGTCTTGGCCTTGACCCCCGGCGGCGAGTGGCTGGCGGCCTTGGCGGACGGACGCGCGGTGTTGCTCGACGTCCGGACCGGCGAGGTGGGCGCCACGCTGCCCGGTGCCGACTTCCGGGTGCGGTCGCTTTCGTTTTCGCCGGATGGACAGACCCTGGTGGCGGGCGGCCGGAATCTGGTCAAAGGGTGGGATCTGTTGAACCGCGTGTCTTGGCCCAGCATCGGCCTGCGGCCCGGGGAGTCGGGCCCGCCGGTTGCCGCCGATTCCGGGTTGGTGTTTGCGGGCGGCTGGGTCTACGACCTGAAAACGGGGCAGCCGATCTGGGGGTATGACATGGATCAGGACGGCGTGTCGCGGGTGAAGTTTGCCGCGCACGCGGGGTCGCTTGTGCGGATCGGCAAATCCACCGAACTCAAACGCGATGCGGGACCCGCCTTCGTGTTGACGGCCTGGCCGTTGCCCGGTCGGGCGGCTAAAGGGATCGACCAGGCCCGCGCCGGCATGGATTCCCCGACGATGCTCCTTCAGCCGGGCGACCGGGTGTCGGTGGATGTCTCGAAGGTCGAGGCCAGCGGTGCGGAGCGTGAAGCGATCAAGAACGCGCTGGTGGATCAGCTTGAAGGGCGCGGCGTTTTGGTGGCGGACGGACAGGCTGTCCGCGTCGTCGGGGTGACGACCACTGAATCGGAGCAACGCGTTTACGAGTCGCGAGGCAGAAATCCATTCGAGCCCGAGCTGACCAAGGTGGACGCCAAGACCCGAACCACCCGCCTGGCGATCGAGATCGATGGGCAGCCGGCCTGGGCGGTGACGTCGATGAGTCAGCCCGGCTGGTTGGTCACCCGGGAACAAGGCCAATCGGTTCAGGAAGCGGTCGATGCCTCGGCCCGCCACGACGCGGCGGGTTTCCTCAACCGCGTGAAACTGCCCGACCTCATCCCCGATCCGCGTGAGGCGCCCGAGGGCAGCACCGTGCTGTCTGACTGA
- a CDS encoding P-II family nitrogen regulator, translating to MHMIEAIVKPSSIDGIKSKLAQVGVLGMTALECKGFGKQKGHTERYRGGRMDVGFVPKVTLKVAVKSEDLDKALEAVTSAARTGNVGDGKLFVYELSKVVRIRTGEADNDAL from the coding sequence ATGCATATGATTGAGGCCATCGTCAAGCCGTCGTCGATCGACGGCATCAAGTCAAAGCTCGCCCAAGTCGGCGTCCTGGGTATGACCGCCCTGGAATGCAAAGGCTTCGGTAAGCAAAAAGGTCACACCGAACGCTACCGTGGCGGTCGGATGGACGTGGGCTTCGTGCCCAAGGTCACGCTGAAGGTCGCCGTGAAGAGCGAAGACCTCGACAAGGCCCTCGAGGCCGTGACCAGCGCCGCCCGCACGGGCAACGTCGGCGACGGCAAGCTGTTCGTCTACGAACTGTCCAAGGTCGTCCGCATCCGCACGGGTGAGGCCGACAACGACGCGCTGTAA
- a CDS encoding ammonium transporter, whose amino-acid sequence MADASWAQEAEEAVEAVVEAVEEAAAEVAPPTAEEAAALAEAEAAAAEAGDYSVEYAAPDDGDYSIAIVDTPKFTIDNLWICIAGCLVFIMHLGFAMVESGLTRAKNTVNILFKNSMIICIGFVTYGIMGFNLHYPGYGDDSAGWFAFAGFGFLAQGSEILNDPSLMTSSGYGLDMTAYADFFFQAMFCATGATIVCGSVAGRIKLLPFLIFITFFTAIVYPLVGSWHWGGGYLNKMDTAFYDFAGSTVVHSVGGWGALVGAIVLGPRLGKYASDGTIQPIPGHNMPLVTIGVFLLWFGWFGFNGGSVLAADAGLVSLVLCTTTFAAAAGGLATAITSWVIGGKPDLSMALNGILAGLVGITAGADQMAMWEAVLIGAIAGVLVYFSVLLLDKLKIDDPVGAVSVHLTCGIWGTLVVGIFGDSAGGAQLTSQIIGIVVVGIATVILSAIGFLVLKFTLGIRVSEEEEIEGLDLGEHDMSAYPDFQQTFIKSYHAREI is encoded by the coding sequence ATGGCGGATGCGTCTTGGGCGCAAGAAGCCGAAGAAGCGGTTGAGGCCGTTGTTGAAGCCGTGGAAGAGGCGGCTGCAGAAGTGGCCCCCCCGACCGCGGAAGAAGCCGCCGCCCTGGCGGAAGCTGAAGCCGCGGCCGCAGAAGCCGGGGACTACTCGGTTGAGTACGCCGCTCCGGACGACGGCGACTACAGCATCGCGATTGTCGATACCCCGAAGTTCACCATCGACAACCTCTGGATCTGCATCGCAGGTTGCCTGGTGTTCATCATGCACCTGGGCTTTGCGATGGTTGAATCCGGCCTGACCCGTGCGAAGAACACCGTCAACATCCTGTTCAAGAACTCGATGATCATCTGCATCGGCTTCGTGACCTACGGGATCATGGGTTTCAACCTCCACTACCCCGGCTACGGCGATGACTCGGCGGGCTGGTTCGCGTTTGCCGGCTTCGGCTTCCTGGCTCAAGGCAGCGAGATCCTCAACGATCCTTCGCTGATGACCTCCAGCGGCTATGGCCTCGACATGACCGCTTACGCCGACTTCTTCTTCCAGGCGATGTTCTGTGCCACCGGCGCGACGATCGTCTGTGGTTCGGTGGCCGGCCGTATTAAGCTGCTGCCCTTCCTCATCTTCATCACCTTCTTCACCGCCATCGTTTACCCCCTCGTCGGTTCGTGGCACTGGGGCGGTGGTTACCTGAACAAGATGGATACCGCGTTCTACGACTTCGCCGGTTCGACGGTCGTGCACTCGGTCGGTGGCTGGGGTGCCCTGGTTGGCGCCATCGTCCTTGGCCCCCGTCTGGGCAAGTACGCCTCCGACGGCACGATTCAACCGATCCCCGGTCACAACATGCCGCTGGTGACCATCGGTGTGTTCCTGCTCTGGTTCGGTTGGTTCGGCTTTAACGGCGGTTCGGTGCTCGCGGCCGACGCCGGTCTGGTCTCGCTGGTCCTCTGCACCACGACCTTCGCCGCTGCGGCGGGTGGCCTGGCCACCGCCATCACCTCGTGGGTCATCGGCGGCAAGCCTGACCTGTCGATGGCTCTGAACGGCATCCTCGCCGGCCTCGTGGGCATCACCGCGGGTGCCGACCAAATGGCCATGTGGGAAGCCGTCCTCATCGGTGCGATCGCCGGTGTCCTGGTTTACTTCTCGGTGCTGCTGCTGGACAAGCTCAAGATCGACGACCCCGTCGGTGCGGTCTCGGTCCACCTCACCTGTGGTATCTGGGGTACGCTCGTGGTCGGTATCTTCGGTGACTCGGCGGGCGGCGCTCAGCTGACCTCGCAGATCATCGGTATCGTCGTCGTGGGCATCGCCACCGTGATCCTCTCGGCCATCGGCTTCCTGGTGCTGAAGTTCACCCTCGGCATCCGCGTCAGCGAAGAAGAGGAAATCGAAGGCCTGGACCTCGGCGAACACGACATGTCGGCTTACCCCGACTTCCAGCAGACCTTCATCAAGAGCTACCACGCCCGGGAAATCTAA
- a CDS encoding RNA polymerase sigma factor, whose amino-acid sequence MNLTLSPSRPDGLDLEVVPQPGRPLQTMDQTAPNPITAEPPLLPQVARGDREAINACLEKYRGLVWSLARRVLGNRPEAEDAVQEVFIELWQKADRFDPSKGKEATFIAVLTRRRLIDRLRRTQARPDGQPAELSEASTAASYDQGPTAALELSDEVRCIHAAMAELKPPQPEVLRLAVCDGLTHQEVAERLEMPLGTVKSHVRRGLIRLREALAEREHEGVTP is encoded by the coding sequence ATGAATCTAACGCTGAGCCCATCCCGCCCCGACGGCCTAGACTTGGAAGTCGTGCCGCAACCGGGCCGACCGCTCCAGACCATGGATCAGACCGCCCCCAACCCGATCACCGCCGAGCCACCCCTGCTCCCGCAGGTCGCCCGGGGTGATCGTGAAGCGATCAACGCCTGCCTCGAAAAGTATCGTGGCCTGGTGTGGAGCCTGGCCCGACGGGTGTTGGGCAATCGGCCCGAGGCCGAAGACGCGGTCCAAGAGGTGTTCATCGAGTTGTGGCAGAAGGCCGACCGGTTCGACCCGAGCAAAGGCAAAGAAGCCACCTTCATCGCGGTGCTCACCCGTCGGCGTCTGATCGACCGGCTGCGGCGGACCCAAGCCCGGCCCGACGGCCAGCCCGCCGAACTCTCCGAGGCGTCTACCGCCGCGTCGTACGACCAAGGGCCGACCGCGGCGTTGGAGCTCTCCGACGAGGTTCGCTGCATCCACGCCGCGATGGCCGAGCTCAAGCCGCCTCAGCCCGAGGTGCTTCGTTTGGCCGTGTGTGACGGGCTGACCCACCAGGAGGTGGCGGAACGGCTCGAAATGCCGCTGGGCACGGTAAAATCGCACGTCCGCCGGGGTTTGATCCGGCTGCGTGAGGCTCTGGCCGAGCGAGAACACGAGGGGGTGACGCCGTGA
- a CDS encoding type IV pilin protein, whose translation MMKQTKQHGFTLVEILIVVVILGILASIVIPQFSSATAQSKAVAASSIVRTVQSKIFEDYATTGSYATTLDGDWFVEGALPSNPLAPEQQSPIVNYDTSAASGDTHPSNKLVGTGGAFWYNPNNGTFRALVPAQDTEALTLELYNAANTSDASTLASTSD comes from the coding sequence ATGATGAAGCAGACGAAACAACACGGGTTCACGCTGGTCGAAATCCTGATCGTGGTGGTGATCCTCGGCATCCTCGCCTCGATCGTCATCCCGCAGTTCAGCAGCGCGACCGCGCAATCCAAAGCGGTCGCCGCTTCGTCGATCGTTCGCACCGTGCAGTCCAAGATCTTCGAGGACTACGCCACCACAGGCTCGTACGCGACCACGCTCGACGGCGACTGGTTCGTCGAGGGCGCTCTGCCCAGCAACCCGCTGGCCCCCGAGCAGCAATCGCCGATCGTGAACTACGACACCAGCGCCGCCAGCGGCGACACCCACCCGTCCAACAAACTCGTCGGTACCGGCGGTGCGTTCTGGTACAACCCCAACAACGGCACGTTCCGTGCTCTGGTGCCCGCGCAGGACACCGAAGCGCTGACGCTCGAGCTCTACAACGCGGCCAACACGTCCGACGCCAGCACCCTCGCCTCGACGTCGGACTGA
- a CDS encoding anti-sigma factor has product MSESNPTPPANPESERLLDLLADHTLGLLTPDVNHEMTRLLEDHPELQDDALEEAAALLLVAEAVPSSGQAELPAGLSDKLAADAERFIQPAPAAQPEPTLPDTLNTQNNRGVLAFIGGAVIGAVAASILVALILTTAPEAPVEVTPLAADEQYLEFMQATADVAEYPWTITEPGYEQVTGQVAWSGTTQGGYMVLDQLPANDPATAQYQLWIVDPTRDAFPVDGGVFSVADHVAQDGKAYVPIDAKLRVDQPAAFAITLEQPGGVVKSNNALLVVAAVE; this is encoded by the coding sequence GTGAGCGAATCCAACCCCACCCCGCCTGCGAACCCAGAATCGGAGCGTCTGCTCGACCTGTTGGCCGACCATACGCTGGGGCTGCTGACGCCCGACGTGAATCACGAGATGACCCGTTTGCTCGAAGACCATCCCGAACTGCAGGACGACGCGCTCGAAGAAGCCGCGGCGTTGCTGTTGGTTGCCGAGGCGGTGCCTTCGTCGGGCCAAGCGGAGTTGCCTGCGGGCTTGTCCGACAAACTCGCCGCGGATGCCGAGCGATTTATTCAACCCGCTCCTGCCGCCCAACCCGAACCCACTCTCCCCGACACGTTGAACACGCAGAACAACCGCGGCGTGTTGGCGTTCATCGGCGGGGCGGTGATCGGAGCCGTGGCGGCGTCGATCCTGGTGGCGTTGATCCTCACGACGGCCCCCGAGGCACCGGTCGAGGTCACGCCGCTCGCCGCCGACGAGCAGTACTTGGAATTCATGCAAGCAACCGCCGACGTCGCCGAGTATCCCTGGACGATCACCGAGCCCGGCTACGAACAGGTCACCGGCCAGGTCGCTTGGAGCGGAACCACCCAGGGCGGTTACATGGTGCTCGACCAACTCCCCGCCAACGACCCCGCCACCGCGCAGTACCAGCTCTGGATCGTCGACCCCACCCGCGACGCATTCCCCGTCGACGGCGGCGTCTTCAGCGTGGCGGACCACGTTGCGCAAGACGGCAAGGCCTACGTGCCCATCGACGCCAAGCTCCGCGTCGATCAGCCCGCCGCGTTTGCGATCACCCTCGAACAGCCCGGCGGCGTTGTTAAATCCAACAACGCCCTGCTGGTTGTGGCGGCGGTTGAGTAG
- a CDS encoding ATP-dependent Clp protease proteolytic subunit — MSTLVPMVIEKSGRGERAYDIYSRLLKDRIIFINGPVTDEMTQVVTAQLLLLSNEDDDSDIHCYINSPGGSVSAGLGIYDTMQFVRPKVATYCIGMAASMGSLLLMAGEKGKRHILPNARVLLHQPLMGGVMQGQATDLGIQAQEMIKTRKRLYKIMAHHTGQTEEKIAEDCERDYWIDAEQSVEYGVVDSVLEHLPETQGGSSSDD; from the coding sequence ATGAGCACGTTAGTCCCCATGGTGATCGAGAAGTCCGGCCGCGGTGAACGCGCCTACGACATCTACTCCCGTCTTCTCAAAGACCGCATCATCTTCATCAACGGGCCCGTCACCGACGAGATGACCCAGGTCGTCACCGCTCAGCTCCTGCTGCTGTCCAACGAAGACGACGACAGCGACATCCACTGCTACATCAACTCGCCCGGCGGCAGCGTCTCGGCTGGGCTCGGCATCTACGACACCATGCAGTTCGTCCGCCCCAAGGTCGCGACCTACTGCATCGGCATGGCGGCCTCGATGGGCTCGCTGCTGCTCATGGCCGGCGAAAAGGGCAAGCGTCACATCCTGCCCAACGCCCGCGTGCTGCTGCACCAGCCGCTGATGGGCGGCGTCATGCAGGGTCAGGCCACCGACCTGGGCATCCAGGCCCAGGAGATGATCAAGACCCGCAAGCGCCTCTACAAGATCATGGCCCACCACACCGGCCAGACCGAAGAGAAGATCGCCGAGGACTGCGAACGCGACTACTGGATCGACGCCGAGCAGTCGGTGGAGTACGGCGTGGTCGACAGCGTCCTCGAGCACCTGCCCGAAACCCAGGGCGGCTCGTCGTCCGACGACTGA
- a CDS encoding fasciclin domain-containing protein — protein MACGGCGCSAKKEKPAGPSGDIVETAASAGVFNTLLAAAEAAGLVETLQSEGPLTVLAPTDAAFAKLPEGTVESLLEPENKDQLVAILTYHVVPGKVDSAAALEAGTATTVQGGELTFSVESHGDHDHAQVNGVNIIKTDIETTNGMIHVIDAVLLPAE, from the coding sequence ATGGCGTGCGGCGGCTGCGGCTGCTCGGCCAAGAAGGAAAAGCCTGCCGGGCCCAGCGGCGACATCGTCGAAACCGCCGCGTCCGCGGGTGTGTTCAACACCCTGCTCGCCGCCGCGGAAGCGGCCGGCCTCGTCGAGACGCTGCAGTCCGAAGGCCCGCTGACCGTGCTCGCCCCGACCGACGCGGCGTTCGCCAAGCTCCCCGAAGGTACTGTCGAGTCGTTGCTCGAGCCGGAAAACAAAGACCAACTCGTCGCGATCCTGACCTACCACGTCGTGCCCGGCAAGGTCGATTCGGCGGCCGCACTCGAAGCAGGGACCGCCACCACCGTGCAGGGCGGCGAACTCACCTTCTCGGTTGAATCTCACGGCGACCACGACCACGCCCAGGTCAACGGCGTCAACATCATCAAGACCGATATCGAAACCACCAACGGCATGATCCACGTGATCGACGCGGTGTTGCTCCCCGCCGAGTAA
- the murJ gene encoding murein biosynthesis integral membrane protein MurJ has translation MSNPPSLAIAADHRPTHWRTLIRVGCVLYWLTLILATHWPGLKREDLPDLGWLPFDKTMHVLTFAGLAMWMTWPKWFGRWGWVGNALAAVGFGMAYGVIKEFTQPLVGRTGAFDDLVADAAGLIIGAPIAVGVAVLFTRNGSEAERADSPRDSNSTEPGGGASGGGGGFVGHAALVSALTLVSRMLGLVRDAVLAAVFGASMVLDAFLIGFIVPNLFRRLFGEGALTAAFIPRYTKLLKDDPALARRFASLCVVVVAMLLAGITLVGEVVLGVWLANADQEKTTLAIRLTMLMLPYMPMVCGVAFLGAILHVHRKFGPPAAAPVLLNVAMIVAALIAASQQSHERAAVTLVALSVLVAGAIQIAWMVIAVWKTAPLTKAFAGTSTHFRGMLVTMLPMVIGLGVFQINTLMDGLIAYGLAAPPDDPGGSFTFAGNTYDYPMETGAVTTLTLAQRLYQFPLGVFGIAIATAIFPALASAAAGRGGHDEPQAAEHDDEYAAIFRRGVRLTLFIGLPASVGLILVRVPLTRVFFEYGEFTADDALRSAAVLMAYASAVWAYSLTHVTTKAFYAVDDAMTPLKVSLGMVVINLVMNLTLIWPFGVAGLAWSTAISAAAQSVVLVVLLRKHVARPITAEVMRGIGTTLGLTLAMGVAVGAVVWLIDPVSLNKAQSIGVLALCVGLGAGIVLGGAWVLKLPEVRELKRR, from the coding sequence GTGTCGAACCCGCCCTCTCTAGCCATCGCCGCCGACCATCGGCCGACGCACTGGCGCACCCTCATTCGGGTGGGTTGCGTGCTGTATTGGCTGACCCTCATCCTGGCGACACACTGGCCGGGGCTGAAGCGGGAAGACCTGCCGGACCTGGGTTGGCTGCCGTTCGACAAGACGATGCACGTGCTGACCTTCGCGGGGCTGGCGATGTGGATGACCTGGCCCAAGTGGTTCGGCCGCTGGGGCTGGGTCGGCAACGCGCTGGCCGCCGTCGGTTTCGGGATGGCCTACGGGGTCATCAAGGAGTTCACCCAGCCGCTCGTCGGGCGGACCGGGGCGTTTGACGATCTGGTGGCCGACGCGGCGGGCCTCATCATCGGGGCACCGATCGCGGTCGGCGTGGCGGTGCTGTTCACCCGCAACGGAAGCGAAGCCGAACGAGCCGACTCGCCCCGAGACTCGAACAGCACCGAACCCGGGGGCGGCGCTTCTGGAGGAGGAGGCGGGTTCGTCGGGCATGCCGCGTTGGTCAGCGCGTTGACGCTGGTGTCGCGGATGCTGGGGCTGGTGCGCGACGCGGTGCTGGCGGCGGTGTTCGGGGCGTCGATGGTGCTCGACGCCTTCCTGATCGGGTTTATCGTGCCGAACTTATTCCGCCGACTATTCGGGGAAGGCGCGCTGACCGCGGCGTTCATCCCGCGCTACACCAAGCTGCTCAAAGACGACCCGGCACTCGCTCGGCGGTTCGCGTCGCTGTGCGTCGTGGTCGTAGCGATGCTATTGGCGGGTATCACGTTGGTCGGCGAGGTCGTGTTGGGCGTGTGGCTGGCCAATGCCGATCAAGAGAAAACCACGCTGGCGATTCGGCTGACGATGCTGATGCTGCCGTACATGCCGATGGTATGCGGCGTGGCGTTCCTTGGCGCGATCCTGCACGTCCACCGCAAGTTCGGCCCGCCCGCCGCGGCGCCGGTCCTGCTCAACGTGGCCATGATCGTTGCCGCGCTGATTGCGGCTTCGCAGCAGTCACACGAACGCGCCGCAGTCACGCTCGTGGCCCTGTCGGTGTTGGTGGCGGGTGCAATCCAGATCGCCTGGATGGTGATCGCGGTGTGGAAGACCGCCCCGCTGACCAAGGCTTTTGCCGGCACCTCGACCCACTTCCGCGGCATGCTCGTCACCATGCTGCCCATGGTCATCGGGCTGGGCGTGTTTCAGATCAACACGCTGATGGACGGGCTGATCGCCTACGGCCTCGCCGCCCCGCCGGACGATCCGGGCGGGTCTTTCACGTTCGCGGGCAACACCTACGACTACCCCATGGAAACCGGCGCGGTCACCACGCTGACGCTCGCCCAGCGCCTCTACCAGTTCCCGCTGGGCGTGTTCGGCATCGCCATCGCGACGGCGATCTTCCCGGCGCTCGCCAGCGCCGCGGCGGGACGCGGCGGCCACGATGAACCGCAAGCGGCTGAACACGACGACGAGTACGCGGCGATCTTCCGGCGTGGCGTCCGCCTCACGCTCTTCATCGGGCTGCCCGCCAGCGTCGGGCTCATCCTCGTGCGCGTCCCACTGACCCGCGTGTTTTTCGAATACGGCGAGTTCACGGCCGACGACGCCCTGCGCTCCGCGGCGGTGCTCATGGCCTACGCCTCGGCGGTCTGGGCCTACTCGCTGACCCACGTCACGACCAAAGCCTTCTACGCGGTGGACGACGCGATGACCCCGCTCAAGGTCAGCCTCGGCATGGTGGTGATCAATCTGGTGATGAACCTCACGCTGATCTGGCCGTTCGGCGTCGCGGGCCTGGCGTGGTCCACCGCGATCAGCGCCGCGGCGCAGTCGGTCGTACTCGTGGTGCTGCTCCGCAAACACGTCGCTCGGCCGATCACCGCCGAGGTGATGCGCGGCATCGGCACCACGCTGGGCCTGACCCTGGCCATGGGCGTCGCGGTGGGCGCGGTGGTGTGGCTGATTGACCCGGTTTCGCTCAACAAAGCGCAGAGCATCGGGGTGCTGGCACTATGCGTGGGCCTGGGCGCGGGGATTGTGCTGGGCGGCGCCTGGGTGCTGAAGCTGCCCGAGGTGCGCGAGCTCAAGCGAAGATAA
- a CDS encoding lysylphosphatidylglycerol synthase transmembrane domain-containing protein, with protein MKHKLRKHLFTAVRVLLIAAGIGYIAWTVQWGDATTLGPDGEETQQPGMLTLVKGADPVWLLGGLALTSLVLPLQAVRWWLLMRCRGMNVSLRSVFKLVMVGLFFNFCVPVGTNGGDVVKAYGAARGIKTPGSTTKAIISVLMDRVAGLLGLIVLAALAGPMVWDDPVGRQITIFAWAALGFVVLSGGLYLWPVTRKWLGVTTLRRVGVFEKIDEAVVGYRHHPSAVFGSIGLSVPVHISICIATAMAGYAIGVPTPLLTLLAVLPIVFIVGALPLTFMGLGLMEPTMFGLLKSDGGITFNQVTAMIMAFRAYFLAYALIGGLFVLTKGVSLSEKPAADTADASA; from the coding sequence TTGAAGCACAAACTCCGCAAACACCTGTTCACCGCGGTGCGTGTGCTGCTGATCGCGGCGGGGATCGGGTACATCGCCTGGACCGTGCAGTGGGGCGACGCCACCACCCTCGGCCCCGACGGCGAAGAGACCCAGCAACCGGGCATGCTCACGCTGGTGAAGGGGGCCGACCCGGTCTGGCTGCTGGGCGGGTTGGCGCTGACCTCACTGGTCCTGCCCCTGCAGGCGGTGAGATGGTGGCTGCTCATGCGTTGTCGGGGGATGAACGTGTCGCTGCGCAGCGTGTTCAAGCTGGTCATGGTCGGCCTGTTTTTTAACTTCTGTGTCCCGGTCGGGACCAACGGCGGGGACGTGGTCAAAGCCTACGGCGCCGCCCGCGGGATCAAGACGCCCGGCTCGACAACCAAGGCGATCATCAGCGTGTTGATGGACCGCGTGGCGGGACTTTTGGGGCTGATCGTCTTGGCGGCGTTGGCGGGGCCGATGGTGTGGGACGATCCGGTCGGCCGTCAGATCACGATCTTTGCCTGGGCGGCGCTGGGCTTCGTTGTGTTGTCGGGCGGCTTGTACCTCTGGCCGGTGACACGCAAGTGGCTGGGCGTCACTACGCTGCGTCGCGTCGGCGTCTTCGAGAAGATCGACGAAGCGGTCGTGGGCTACCGCCACCACCCCAGCGCGGTATTCGGATCGATCGGGCTCAGCGTGCCGGTGCACATCTCGATCTGCATCGCCACCGCGATGGCGGGCTACGCGATCGGCGTACCCACGCCGCTGCTCACGCTGCTCGCGGTGCTGCCGATCGTGTTCATCGTGGGGGCGTTGCCGTTGACGTTTATGGGCCTGGGCCTGATGGAGCCCACGATGTTCGGGCTGCTCAAATCCGATGGCGGCATCACGTTCAATCAGGTGACCGCGATGATCATGGCCTTCCGCGCATACTTCCTCGCCTATGCGCTGATCGGCGGATTGTTTGTCTTGACCAAGGGCGTGAGCCTCAGCGAGAAGCCCGCGGCCGACACCGCTGATGCCTCGGCGTGA